A genome region from Diorhabda carinulata isolate Delta chromosome 2, icDioCari1.1, whole genome shotgun sequence includes the following:
- the LOC130890967 gene encoding transmembrane protein 242 isoform X1: MAVEDETRNSNEKDKEFKVKAAIFLSGVSGISALIGFGATLASAKKQDPKYFGIGMTPSKELSETGASLALRALGWGTLYAFVGCGVLFYSIWKLSGATDIKDFRYKVGSVLPSIPKNNPPQGRTEFTGLNDLLEYLQQQKGARD, translated from the exons atggCAGTGGAAGATGAGACTAGAAATTCCAACGAAAAAGATAAAGAGTTCAAAGTTAAAG CTGCGATTTTCTTATCTGGCGTCTCCGGAATTTCGGCATTAATAGGCTTTGGAGCAACATTGGCATCTGCTAAAAAACAAGAcccaaaatattttggaattggCATGACACCTTCAAAGGAATTATCTGAAACAGGTGCTTCCTTAGCATTAAGAGCTCTTGGATGGGGAACACTATACGCATTTGTTGGATGCGGAGTTCTATTCTATAGTATTTGGAAATTATCTGGAGCAACTGAC ATTAAAGATTTTCGGTACAAAGTTGGTTCAGTACTTCCAAGCATTCCCAAAAATAATCCACCACAGGGAAGAACTGAATTTACTGGCTTAAATGACTTACTGGAATATTTACAGCAACAAAAAGGTGCTAGAGATTAA
- the LOC130890967 gene encoding transmembrane protein 242 isoform X2, protein MAVEDETRNSNEKDKEFKVKAAIFLSGVSGISALIGFGATLASAKKQDPKYFGIGMTPSKELSETGASLALRALGWGTLYAFVGCGVLFYSIWKLSGATDKPLDRSCSIYTASLICYEPAIELGLS, encoded by the exons atggCAGTGGAAGATGAGACTAGAAATTCCAACGAAAAAGATAAAGAGTTCAAAGTTAAAG CTGCGATTTTCTTATCTGGCGTCTCCGGAATTTCGGCATTAATAGGCTTTGGAGCAACATTGGCATCTGCTAAAAAACAAGAcccaaaatattttggaattggCATGACACCTTCAAAGGAATTATCTGAAACAGGTGCTTCCTTAGCATTAAGAGCTCTTGGATGGGGAACACTATACGCATTTGTTGGATGCGGAGTTCTATTCTATAGTATTTGGAAATTATCTGGAGCAACTGAC AAACCACTGGACCGATCTTGTTCAATATATACTGCATCTTTAATATGCTATGAACCAGCGATTGAACTAGGATTATCATGA
- the LOC130890966 gene encoding synaptobrevin homolog YKT6 — protein sequence MVKVYCISVLYKGPSNAKWLKSAFDLQSFSFFQRGSVQEFMSFFCKTIVERTIPASRQTVKEGEYLCHVYVRADNLAGVVVTDHEYPSRVSHTLITKILDEFQAKFPAANWPALEERDVVFPQLNTYLAKYQNPSEADALTKIQEDLDETKIILHNTIQAVLERGEKLDDLVSKSEGLSIQSKAFYKTAKKTNSCCNF from the exons atgGTGAAGGTTTATTGTATTAGTGTTTTATATAAAGGACCTTCAAATGCAAAATGGTTAAAATCCGCTTTCGATTTACAAAGTTTTAGCTTCTTTCAAAGAGGATCAGTTCAAGAGTTtatgtcatttttttgtaaaactattGTTGAAAGAACTATACCAGCTTCCAGACAGACTGTTAAAGAAGGAG AATATTTGTGTCATGTTTATGTGAGAGCAGACAATTTGGCTGGAGTTGTAGTAACAGATCACGAGTACCCATCTAGAGTATCACATACTTtaatcacaaaaattttggacgAATTTCAAGCAAAATTTCCCGCAGCCAATTGGCCAGCTCTAGAAGAAAGAGATGTTGTATTTCCTCAATTAAATACTTATTTAGCCAAATACCAAAATCCTAGTGAAGCTGATGCTTTGACAAAAATACAAGAAGATTTAGATGAAACCAAAATTATACTg CACAATACCATACAAGCAGTATTAGAAAGAGGAGAAAAATTGGACGATCTAGTGAGTAAGTCTGAAGGTTTAAGTATACAGTCAAAAGCCTTCTATAAAACAGCAAAGAAAACAAACAGTTGTTGTAATTTTTAA